One stretch of Cohnella algarum DNA includes these proteins:
- a CDS encoding aldo/keto reductase produces the protein MLYRHLGQSGLKVSALGLGTNAFGKRADRSASVRIVRESLDRGMNFIDTANIYAGTASESIIGEALEGRRSEAVLATKAGLVFGPGPNDRGSSRFHLMRQLEESLKRLRTDYVDLYQIHTFDPATPLEETLRTLDDMVRSGKVRYIGASNYAAWELMKAVGISDRLGLNRFVSVQTSYSLADRTPERELVPLSLDQGIGIIPYFPLAGGILTGKYEGDNPKPAGSRADTDPSFGRFFKDDGRLELGQKVARLAEEAGVTPGALSIAWLMRRPAVSTVIVGATRTEQLLENLQSVSLELPDDVAGKLDEMSDPYRNGEPFAVYRLPN, from the coding sequence ATGTTGTATCGCCATTTGGGACAAAGCGGCCTGAAGGTTTCCGCGCTCGGGCTGGGCACGAACGCGTTCGGCAAGCGCGCCGATCGGAGCGCCTCCGTGCGGATCGTCCGCGAATCGCTCGATCGCGGCATGAATTTTATCGACACGGCCAACATTTACGCGGGAACCGCATCCGAAAGCATCATCGGCGAAGCGCTGGAAGGCCGGAGATCCGAAGCCGTGCTTGCCACGAAGGCGGGCCTTGTGTTCGGGCCCGGCCCGAACGACCGCGGCTCCTCCCGCTTTCATCTGATGCGGCAGCTCGAGGAAAGCCTGAAGCGGCTCCGGACCGATTATGTCGACCTTTATCAGATCCATACGTTCGATCCGGCCACTCCGCTCGAGGAAACTTTGCGGACGCTCGACGACATGGTCCGTTCCGGCAAAGTCCGCTATATCGGCGCCTCCAACTATGCGGCCTGGGAATTGATGAAGGCGGTCGGCATCAGCGACCGGCTCGGACTGAACCGCTTCGTTTCGGTACAGACCAGCTATTCGCTCGCCGACCGCACGCCCGAACGCGAGCTGGTGCCGCTCTCTCTCGATCAGGGCATCGGCATCATCCCTTACTTTCCGCTCGCGGGCGGCATACTCACCGGCAAATACGAGGGCGACAATCCGAAGCCGGCCGGTTCGCGGGCCGATACGGATCCGAGCTTCGGCCGCTTTTTCAAAGACGACGGCAGATTGGAACTCGGCCAAAAGGTCGCCCGGCTCGCCGAAGAAGCGGGCGTTACGCCCGGCGCGCTCTCGATCGCCTGGCTGATGCGCCGGCCGGCCGTCTCCACCGTCATCGTCGGGGCGACGCGAACCGAACAGCTGCTGGAAAACTTGCAAAGCGTTTCCCTGGAGCTGCCGGACGACGTTGCGGGCAAGCTGGACGAAATGAGCGATCCGTACCGCAACGGCGAACCGTTCGCCGTCTATCGCCTGCCGAATTAA
- a CDS encoding helix-turn-helix domain-containing protein, protein MIYNDHAEAIGRALRYVEANLQEDLRLDELASRSAFSPYHFHRLFQQHVGMTPAEYVRKRRLASAAGELLTTGRRILEIALDYRFDSQETFTRAFKKQYRMTPGRYRTYVMAIMEQTNRKGETRMNETTATDFAQEPKGWIMSGSHPASYEMGIDRKSAHQGQASGYLQSRGESADGFGTMMQMFKADAYRAKRLRLSGFLMTENVAGWCGLWMRIDGKDQEMLGFDNMGNRPIKGTTAWTHCSVVLDVPRDSVAIAFGILLCGPGKAWADTLRFDVVDESVPTTGASEEEELPDEPVNLNFE, encoded by the coding sequence ATGATCTACAACGATCACGCGGAGGCGATCGGACGCGCGCTCCGATACGTGGAAGCGAATTTGCAGGAAGACCTCCGCCTGGACGAACTGGCAAGCCGATCCGCTTTTTCGCCTTATCACTTTCATCGGCTTTTTCAGCAGCACGTCGGCATGACGCCGGCCGAATACGTGCGCAAACGAAGGCTCGCAAGCGCGGCGGGCGAGCTTTTGACGACGGGCCGGCGCATTTTGGAAATCGCGCTCGATTATCGGTTCGATTCCCAGGAGACGTTCACGCGCGCATTCAAGAAACAGTACCGAATGACCCCGGGCAGGTACCGGACCTACGTCATGGCCATTATGGAACAAACAAACCGGAAAGGGGAAACCCGAATGAACGAAACGACCGCAACCGATTTTGCACAGGAACCGAAAGGGTGGATCATGAGCGGAAGCCACCCTGCGAGCTATGAAATGGGCATCGACCGCAAATCCGCGCACCAGGGACAAGCGTCGGGGTATTTGCAATCCCGCGGCGAATCGGCCGACGGCTTCGGCACGATGATGCAAATGTTCAAGGCGGATGCGTATCGCGCCAAGCGGCTCCGGCTGTCCGGCTTCCTCATGACCGAAAACGTCGCCGGGTGGTGCGGCCTGTGGATGCGGATCGACGGCAAGGATCAGGAGATGCTGGGCTTCGACAACATGGGCAATCGCCCCATCAAAGGAACGACGGCCTGGACCCATTGCTCCGTCGTGCTCGACGTGCCGCGCGACAGCGTGGCGATCGCCTTCGGCATCCTTTTGTGCGGGCCGGGAAAAGCGTGGGCGGATACGCTCCGCTTCGACGTCGTCGACGAGTCGGTGCCGACGACGGGCGCGTCCGAAGAGGAAGAGCTGCCGGACGAGCCGGTCAATTTGAATTTCGAATAA
- the cls gene encoding cardiolipin synthase, producing MSLSSITQNISYIVLLANLILAIGVIFFERRNVGVTWAWLMVLLFLPVVGFPLYLLFGQNLSRLKMYKIKKETEERFRGIIERQRKQFRQHKLVYNDETAAEYDDLIYMNLSSAMSLYTQDNDVRIFTEGTSKFEALLGELETAKHHIHLMYYIVHDDGIGRKLLDCLARKAAEGVAVRFLYDPVGSHRLHSRFFEPLERAGGEVAAFFPSRIPYLNFRVNYRNHRKMAIIDGKVGYIGGINVGDEYLGLVARYGFWRDTHLRLQGSAVKQMQSQFLLDWNLASGRMFEGDPYFPNFTGDGEVGMQIVSSGPDQEMEQIKNGYIRMIHLAKESVWIQTPYFIPDESLLNAIRLAALSGVDVKIMIPAEPDHKMVYWASRSYLGDLLSLGVHCLLYGKGFLHAKALVIDGKAATVGTANFDIRSFKLNFESNAFIFDRGVAEQLKRTFEEDMAFCRELTEEEHLNRPRLHKIRESVTRLLSPIL from the coding sequence ATGTCGCTTTCTTCCATTACGCAAAACATTTCCTATATCGTTTTGCTTGCCAACCTCATTCTTGCGATCGGCGTCATTTTTTTCGAGCGGCGCAATGTCGGGGTTACTTGGGCATGGCTGATGGTTTTGCTTTTTTTGCCCGTCGTCGGGTTTCCGCTATACCTGCTGTTCGGCCAAAATTTGAGCCGGCTGAAAATGTACAAAATCAAAAAAGAAACCGAGGAGCGCTTCCGCGGCATTATCGAACGCCAGCGGAAGCAGTTCCGGCAGCACAAGCTGGTATACAACGATGAAACGGCGGCCGAGTACGACGATCTCATTTATATGAACCTTTCCAGCGCGATGTCGCTCTACACGCAGGACAACGACGTCCGGATTTTTACCGAAGGCACGTCCAAATTCGAGGCGCTGCTGGGCGAGCTGGAAACCGCGAAGCATCACATCCATTTGATGTACTACATCGTGCACGACGACGGAATCGGGCGCAAGCTGCTCGATTGCCTGGCCCGCAAGGCGGCCGAAGGCGTGGCCGTTCGCTTCTTGTACGATCCGGTCGGCAGTCACCGGCTGCACTCCCGTTTTTTCGAGCCGCTGGAAAGGGCGGGCGGAGAGGTTGCGGCTTTTTTCCCGTCTCGCATCCCATATTTGAACTTCCGGGTCAATTACCGCAATCACCGCAAAATGGCGATTATCGACGGGAAGGTCGGATATATCGGCGGAATCAACGTCGGCGACGAATATTTGGGCCTGGTGGCGAGATACGGCTTTTGGCGCGACACGCACTTGCGCTTGCAGGGCTCCGCCGTCAAACAGATGCAATCGCAATTTTTGCTCGACTGGAACCTGGCTTCGGGACGGATGTTCGAGGGAGATCCTTATTTTCCTAATTTCACCGGAGACGGGGAAGTCGGCATGCAGATCGTGTCGAGCGGTCCGGACCAGGAGATGGAACAAATCAAAAACGGCTATATCCGGATGATCCATCTCGCCAAGGAGTCCGTCTGGATTCAAACGCCGTATTTCATTCCCGACGAAAGCCTGCTGAACGCCATCCGTCTCGCCGCCCTGTCCGGCGTGGACGTGAAGATCATGATTCCGGCCGAGCCCGATCACAAAATGGTGTACTGGGCAAGCCGGTCCTACCTCGGCGATTTGCTTTCGCTCGGGGTGCACTGCCTGCTGTACGGCAAAGGTTTTTTGCATGCCAAAGCGCTCGTCATCGACGGCAAGGCGGCGACGGTGGGGACGGCCAATTTCGATATCCGCAGCTTTAAGCTTAACTTCGAATCGAACGCGTTTATATTCGATCGGGGCGTGGCGGAACAGCTGAAGCGGACGTTCGAGGAGGATATGGCGTTTTGCCGCGAACTGACGGAGGAGGAACACTTGAACAGGCCGCGCCTGCATAAAATTCGCGAATCGGTGACGCGGCTGCTATCGCCAATTTTGTAA
- a CDS encoding nitroreductase family protein produces MQTLEAIKTRRNIKSFKPEPLDRELVVSWLEAASYAPNHRMTEPWEIKFVGPKTRAEINHKTNFNDAPIVIAVISKGAPTPMDRDEHVMATACFVQNFLLAAHDAGAGVFWSSIGASPRGRGILGVAEGDDVIGMFGIGYPSETPPAKERTPIAGKIEDLA; encoded by the coding sequence ATGCAAACACTGGAAGCCATCAAGACGCGAAGAAATATCAAAAGCTTCAAGCCCGAACCGCTGGATCGGGAGCTGGTCGTTAGCTGGCTGGAGGCGGCAAGCTACGCGCCGAACCATCGGATGACCGAACCGTGGGAAATCAAATTCGTCGGGCCCAAGACCCGCGCGGAAATCAATCACAAGACGAACTTCAACGACGCGCCGATCGTGATCGCCGTCATCTCCAAAGGGGCGCCGACGCCGATGGACCGCGACGAGCACGTCATGGCGACGGCCTGCTTCGTGCAAAACTTCCTGCTCGCCGCGCACGACGCCGGAGCCGGCGTGTTCTGGTCGTCGATCGGCGCATCGCCGCGCGGCCGGGGCATTCTCGGCGTGGCGGAAGGGGACGACGTCATCGGCATGTTCGGCATCGGCTATCCCTCCGAGACGCCGCCGGCCAAGGAAAGGACGCCGATCGCGGGCAAAATCGAGGATTTGGCTTAA
- the uraA gene encoding uracil permease: MKRTIGVHERPPAGQSLMLSLQHLFAMFGSTVLVPTYLGVDPAVCLLMNGIGTLLYLWVCQGKIPAYLGSSFAFLAPAGAVIGSHASLEAGYAAALGGFIAAGVVFTLIALIVQVAGTGWINVVFPPAAMGAIIVVIGLELIPTAAGMAGWIANGSADWKPDSDSIILSVATLLVTVLGSVLFRGFFRIIPILIGIVAGYVLAYLMGETKMDAVAAASWFDTPTFTMPTLEWTAILTIVPAALVVVAEHIGHLIVTGNIVDKDLSKDPGLHRSMLGNGISTMISGFVGSTPNTTYGENIGVLAITRVYSTFVIGGAAIIAIALSFLGKFSALIANIPVPVMGGVSLLLFGVIAASGFRMLVESKVDYSKPTNLFLTTVVLVTGLSGVKITAGDFSLSGMALATVVAILLSLLFKVFEIARLSNDEEASGGH; the protein is encoded by the coding sequence ATGAAACGTACGATCGGGGTTCATGAAAGACCGCCTGCGGGCCAGAGCCTGATGCTCAGCTTGCAGCACTTGTTCGCGATGTTCGGTTCGACGGTGCTCGTCCCGACCTATCTTGGCGTCGATCCGGCCGTTTGCCTGCTGATGAACGGGATCGGCACGCTTTTGTATTTGTGGGTTTGCCAGGGGAAAATTCCGGCCTACCTCGGCTCAAGCTTCGCCTTTCTCGCGCCGGCCGGAGCGGTTATCGGCTCGCATGCCTCGCTCGAAGCGGGCTATGCGGCGGCGCTGGGCGGCTTTATCGCAGCCGGCGTCGTGTTTACGCTGATCGCCCTGATCGTGCAGGTAGCCGGCACCGGCTGGATCAACGTCGTGTTCCCGCCCGCCGCGATGGGCGCCATCATCGTCGTCATCGGCCTCGAGCTCATTCCGACCGCGGCGGGCATGGCCGGCTGGATCGCGAACGGAAGCGCCGACTGGAAGCCCGATTCCGATTCGATCATCCTGTCCGTCGCGACGCTGCTCGTCACGGTGCTCGGCTCCGTGCTGTTCCGCGGCTTTTTCCGCATCATTCCGATTTTGATCGGCATTGTCGCCGGTTACGTGCTCGCTTACCTGATGGGCGAAACGAAGATGGACGCCGTCGCGGCCGCTTCCTGGTTCGACACGCCGACCTTCACGATGCCGACTCTCGAATGGACCGCGATTTTGACGATCGTTCCGGCGGCTCTCGTCGTCGTGGCCGAGCATATCGGGCATTTGATCGTGACGGGCAACATCGTCGACAAGGATTTGTCCAAGGACCCGGGTCTCCACCGCTCCATGCTGGGCAACGGCATTTCGACGATGATATCCGGCTTTGTCGGCTCCACGCCGAACACGACGTACGGGGAAAACATCGGCGTGCTGGCGATCACCCGCGTCTACTCCACGTTCGTCATCGGGGGCGCTGCGATCATCGCGATCGCGCTGTCGTTCCTCGGCAAATTTTCCGCGCTCATCGCCAACATTCCGGTGCCGGTCATGGGCGGCGTTTCCTTGCTGCTGTTCGGCGTCATCGCCGCGTCCGGCTTCCGGATGCTCGTCGAGTCCAAGGTGGACTACAGCAAGCCGACGAACCTGTTTTTGACGACCGTCGTCCTTGTCACGGGGCTGAGCGGCGTCAAAATCACGGCCGGCGATTTCTCCCTTTCCGGCATGGCGCTGGCCACCGTCGTCGCCATCCTGCTCAGCCTGCTGTTCAAAGTGTTCGAAATCGCCCGGCTGTCCAACGACGAGGAAGCTTCCGGCGGCCATTGA
- a CDS encoding TetR/AcrR family transcriptional regulator: MFVGISARQTQASESAIKQKRRTKIKQVAERLFIRQGIHETSMQQIADELGMGRRTIYHYYNTKEEIAIDIQQDFLGRLQAVDGLDDVLQTPKAGFGKTEAMLELVLDHYLRHISEIEYLNEFDRVFKNAESYEFTTPELEQYGVYRLLHAALNAGIADGSIRPMTEREVSGTILTINHALFALITRIVGRREIFKQTYDYDLKDIRMLVNLIAYGLKNG; this comes from the coding sequence ATGTTCGTCGGAATTTCCGCCAGGCAGACGCAGGCAAGCGAGAGCGCGATCAAGCAGAAGCGCCGAACGAAAATCAAGCAGGTCGCCGAGAGGCTGTTCATCCGGCAAGGGATCCACGAAACGTCGATGCAGCAGATTGCCGATGAGCTGGGCATGGGCCGAAGGACGATTTACCATTACTACAATACGAAAGAGGAAATCGCCATCGACATCCAGCAGGATTTTCTCGGGCGGCTTCAGGCGGTGGACGGGCTGGACGACGTCTTGCAAACGCCCAAGGCCGGATTCGGGAAAACGGAAGCGATGCTGGAGCTCGTGCTCGACCACTATTTGCGGCACATTTCGGAAATCGAATACTTGAACGAATTCGACCGCGTCTTCAAAAACGCCGAAAGCTACGAGTTCACGACGCCCGAGCTCGAGCAATACGGAGTGTACCGTTTACTGCATGCGGCGCTGAATGCCGGCATCGCGGACGGAAGCATCCGGCCGATGACGGAGCGGGAGGTGAGCGGCACGATTTTGACGATTAACCACGCCCTGTTCGCTCTCATTACCCGAATCGTCGGCAGACGGGAAATTTTCAAGCAAACGTACGATTACGATTTGAAGGATATCCGCATGCTCGTCAACCTGATCGCATACGGATTAAAAAACGGATAG